The Phycisphaerae bacterium region GCCTGGCCGTAGCGCCCCTGATGCAGATGGCACTCCGCCAGGAACGACAGGAGCGTGGGGCACCGGCCGTTGCTCTCGATCGCCTTGTTGAGAAACACCGAGGCCAGATCGTACTGCCCGGCGGACATCCGCATCTCCGCTTCCTTGCGGCACGACCGGCTGTGGTAGAAGCGGGCAAGATGTCCGTGGACACCCGGAGCGTCGGCGATCTGATTGAAGAGCTCCGCAGCCTGGGCGAAGTTGCCGGCCTCGTAGAAGCTCATCGCCTGCTTGTAGAGGGGTTTCCAGGGGCGACCGCGTTCGGTGTGGTTGTCTTGGCGTTTCATAGGGTCTTCCTGCCTTCGGTGAACCGATTGTGCCGATCACTGCGCCTGCTGTCGTATCGGCGTTTTGTCCGGTGACAATTACTTGCCGGACGCCGTTCCGCGGAGCCTGCGAACCCGGCGGATGCGGTCCGATAAAGGCTATCAGGGCAACTACAGACGCCCAAGCCGGTTGCCGATAGTGCCTATGGCAGGCTGCGGAAACATGGGGCAAATACTCTGCAGGAGAGACTATGGGCGAGGCGGCCACACTGACAGCCGAAAACAATGAGACGTTGCATCTGGCCAGTTGCGAGGCCGCCTTGGCCATGGCGCGGGAGCGGCGGGACGAGGCGGTGGGCGTCCTGCGCAGCCTGACCAAGGAAGGCAGCCCGGCGGTTCGCTGTCGGGTGGCTGAGTGCCTGACCGAGCTGGGCGGCGAGCAGGCGGCGGTGGGACTGTCAAACCTGTTGGGCGACCCGAACCATCGGGTCCGTATTGCGGCCGCCGACGGCTTAGGTTTTCTTAATGCCCACGCGATTCGAAAACAATTGGTAAACTTAATGGAGAACGATCCTCACATCGAGGTGCGGATCGCGGCCGCCCGCGCACTCGGACGGC contains the following coding sequences:
- a CDS encoding HEAT repeat domain-containing protein — its product is MGEAATLTAENNETLHLASCEAALAMARERRDEAVGVLRSLTKEGSPAVRCRVAECLTELGGEQAAVGLSNLLGDPNHRVRIAAADGLGFLNAHAIRKQLVNLMENDPHIEVRIAAARALGRLQDYGGLPMIVDMLYKGNERIQRLAVRALKDIIGQSFTPDYSGIQAAKRYLQVQGKKYFSGDDL